CCTGAGCGCAACCGCCAAGATGGTCATCAGATAACCTGTAAACCGGTAGCACCGACTCCGGATAATACTATCCCCGAAACGGTCCCCTCGACCGTTCCGGGGATTATTTTCTAAACCCCTAACCTGCTTAAAAACTGTGAGTTATCTAACCGCCTGAAATTCCACCGTTAATTTTCCCCAAATTCGGGGTCTATTCTCCATAGCGGGCAACAATCTCATCCCGGCTCTTGCCCAGGATTTCGTACTTCTTGCCCACTTTGACAAACGCCGCAATCGCCCGGTCCAGATGCTCCTGGTCATGCGCTGCAGACAACTGTACCCGAATCCGTGCCTGACCGCGCGGCACCACCGGATAGAAGAACCCAATCACATAAATCCCCTCAAAGTACAAATCCCGGGCAAAGTCCTGCGCCAGTTTTGCATTGTAGAGCATAATCGGCACAATCGGATGGTCGCCGGGCTTGATGTCAAAACCGGCTTCGGTCATCGCCTTGCGGAAGTACTTTGTATTTCTCTCTAATTTATCCCGGCGCTCGGTTGTCTCGGACAGAATCTCAATCACCCTTAAAGTCGCTGCCGCCACCACCGGGCACAGCGTATTGGAGAAGAGATAGGGCCGGGAACGCTGCCGCAGAATCTCCACAATCTCCTTGCGCGCCGCGGTAACCCCGCCTGATGCACCGCCCATCGCCTTGCCAAATGTTGTTGTGATGATATCAACCTTACCCATCACATTGTGGTACTCGTGTGTGCCCCGGCCTGTTTTGCCCATAAACCCGGTCGCATGCGAATCGTCAATCATCACCAGCGCATCGTACTTCTCTGCCAGCGGCACAATCTCATTCAGTTTCGCCACATCACCATCCATAGAAAATGCGCCATCGGTTGCAATCATCACAAACCTTGCGCCCTTTTCCCGCGCCTCCTTCAACTTCGCCTCCAGGTCCGCCATATCCGCATGCTTGTAAATCAACCGCCGCTCCTTCGGCACCTTGCACAGCCGGATGCCATCAATAATTGAGGCATGGTTCAACTGGTCGGTGATGATTGCGTCCTCCGCACCCAACAGCACCTCAAACAGCCCGCCATTCGCATCAAAGCAGGACGAGTACAGAATCGCATCCTCCATCCCCAAAAACTCGGCAATCTTGCGCTCCAGTTGCCGGTGCAAAGCCTGGGTTCCGCAGATAAACCGCACCGAAGACAGCCCATAACCCCACTTCTCCAGCGCCTCATGCGCCGCCTTGATTACCTCCGGATGGCTGGAAAGCCCCAAGTAGTTGTTGGCGCAGAAGTTCAAAACTTCCTTCTGTGGTGCACCTTCTGGATACTCAACCGCGATTTTTGCTCCCTGGGGACCATGGATATACCGTTCCTCCTTATACAAACCTTGGTCCCGCACCGTCTTCAACTCATTCTGTAAAAAGCTCTTTATTGAACCGTATGCCATTACTCCTCCTTAAGTTTGATTTTTTTCCTCCTGTACGATTGCGATGCCGGCGCTCGTGCCCAAACGGGTTGCGCCCGCCGCAATCAACTCCTTTGCCTGCTGAAAAGTACGAATTCCGCCTGACGCCTTGACCCCGATTCTGCCACGGGCAACCTGCGCCAAGAGCGCCACATCCTCCTTTGTCGCCCCACCCCCTAAAAACCCGGTTGAGGTCTTAACAAAATGGGCACCCGCCTCAATTACCAGTTCGGTTGCCCGCCTCTTCTCATCCTCGGTTAAAAGTCCGGCTTCAATTATCACCTTCACCACCCTGCCATCGGCTTCAGCAACCACCGCCCGGATATCGTCCCTTACCCGGGAAAACTGCCCACCCTTAAACAGCCCGATATTCATCACCATATCAAGTTCACTCGCACCCGCCTTCACCACCGCCTTTGCCTCTGCCACCTTCACCCCGGTCAAACACGCACCCAGCGGAAAACCGACAACCGAACACACCCCGACATCGCTGCCCCTGAGTTGTTGTGCCGCCAGTTCCACATAACCCGAATTCACGCATACCGTTGCAAACCCGAACCTCTTTGCCTCCTCACACAACCTGACAATATCCTCTGGCTTTGCCTCAGGCTTCAAAAGGGTATGGTCAATATACCGGGCAATCGTTTCCATCTGTGAAACCAGATTTTACCTTCCTTAATTTATACTGTCAACAACTCTCCTCCCCTCTCTCCTACATACTCTTATCTCTCCTCCCCTCTCTTTATGGAAGTATTCCGTCAAACTCCCCTCCCTTTATGGGAGGGGAAAAAGGGGAGGGTGTCAAATCTGCTCTTACATCCTTCTCCCTCAACCTTTATGGCTTCTTTCTCACTCTCCCCGCCCTTGATTGCTGTCTTTCGTCACCTTCTTCTCCCTTTATGGCAGTCTTTCATCACTTTCCCCTCCCTTGATGGAAGCCTTCCGGAACTCTCCCCTCCCTTTATGGGAGGGGAAAAAGGGGAGGGTGCACAGAGCGTTTCAAAAAAAGAAGGGGGGCAAAATGCCCCCCTTCGTCACTCGTGCTCGAGTTTATCGGACGATGAGTTTCTGGCTTGCGCTTGCACCCGCGCTCTCAAACTTCACCAGGTAAACACCTGATGCCAGATTGCGCAGGTCAAGGCTGTGCGTGCCCGTGCCCGATGCAACAAAGTTGAACGTGCTCACCGTTCTTCCGGTCACATCAAACACGGTCACCCGCGCCGGTGAAGACTGCGGCACGCTGTAGGACAGGATGCCAAAGCCCTTGACCACCGGGTTGGGCGTCACGCTGAAGTTGAACCGACCAACGCTCACCTGTCCCGCCATCACGCCTGAGCGCTCCGGCTTAGAGGCGAACACCGTCGGCTCATAGTAGCACCAGAACTCCTGGGTCTTGCCACCCTTGAACGCATAGAACAGCCCGTTGTCGGTGCTGGCAACCGCGCCGCCCGCCTTAACCCGTTTCTTCCTGCCGCTCAGACCAACCTCAGGAATCGGGTCAAGTTCGGTCCAGGCATAGGTACCACCCGCAACATCGCACTTCCACCACTCAACGGTGTTGCCACCCTTGAGCGCGTAGATGAACCCGTTGTAGAGTACTGCATCCGAGCCGTCCTTGGACTTCTTGTTCTTGCCAGTCTTGCTGCTCGGTATTGGAATGCCCGGAATCGAAGCCGTGCTCCACTGCAGGGTTGTCAGGTCAAAGGTCCACATCTCGCTGTACTTAGCCTTGTGCGCATAGAGCGTGTTCGCACCGTCATAGACCAACCAGGAACCCTTGTCCCACTTCGGCTTGACACCAGCCGGAGCATCAGGCAGCGGCTCCCAGACACCGCTCACCGTGTTGTAGCGGTAGAACTCCTGCTTGTATCCCTTCAACAGGTACACATAGCCGGTGTCGTTCTGCACCACATACACCAGGTCGGTGCCGCCCTTGACCTTCTTGTTGCTCGCACCCAGCGGTACCGGCGTCAGTGGCGCCCAGGCGGCGCTATCAATCGAGTACCGGACAAAGTCCTGGGTGTTGTTACCAATTGTGGCGTAGATATAGCCGTCGCCATAGCAGCCGTTCGCACCCTTTGACGGCATCTTACCACTGGGCGTTGGCATCGGAGCAAGCGTTGTCCAGGCATCGGTGTTCGGGTCATAGGAGTAGAAGTCAGCCGCCTTGTTACCACGAGCCGCATAAATCAGACCGTTGTCCGGGTTGAATGCAAGGAACCCACCGTCTTTGACCGGTCCGGGCACCTGCGCCTTCTCGGTCCAGCCCGGATTGCCCAAAGGCCTGACCGTGAACGACGATACCTGCTGGTTGTTGCTCGGGTCTGCATCACCGGTCATTATCGCATTCGCCTGCGCTGTGTAGTTGCCTGTGGTTGACGCATCCCAGGTGGTGGTGAACACATAGGTTGACTCAACACCCGGGTCCAGAGTCAGCGTTGCGGTCTGGTCATAGACCACCGTGCTCGCCTCATCGGTAATCTGGAAGTTCAGGTCGAATGTTGCGGGATTGCTTCCAAGGTTCTGCACCGTTACCCGCGGTGTCACAACCGTGCCAACCACAATCGTGCCGGTCGGCTCAACGATTGCATTCACCGCAACATCACGGTAGTACGCCCAAGCAGAATCAACCAAGAGGTCATTCGAGTTTATCATATCGCCGGACAACTCGGTTGAGCAACGAACCGCATACATGCCATAAGCGGGCACAGTCCAGTTCGGGAAGCCGGTGATTGTCCGCTCTTCACCCGGCGTCAACCCGATAACCAGCCGTGTCTGGTTGTAGGTACTGCCGATCCGCAACCGCGCATAGAACGAAGCCGTCGATGTACCGTTGTTGCGCACCTTCACCCGCGGACTGATGACCGCACCGGAGTCAACTTCGCCCTTGGGCGCGATAATTTCGGTCGGCTTGACATCAACCAGGTACACGAAGGTAGAACCAGTAACCGTGTCGTTGGTATGGACCTCGTCCGAACCAAGTAGCGTCACACAACGGGTGGTGTGATTACCGATGGTGGTCGGTGTCCACGGGTCAAAACTGACCACCGCCGAATCACCCGGTCCGAGGTTTGAAACCGTCTGGGTGTCAGTATAAACCGAGCCAATCGTGAACTCAACCGGGAAGGTC
This genomic window from candidate division WOR-3 bacterium contains:
- the deoC gene encoding deoxyribose-phosphate aldolase, with the translated sequence METIARYIDHTLLKPEAKPEDIVRLCEEAKRFGFATVCVNSGYVELAAQQLRGSDVGVCSVVGFPLGACLTGVKVAEAKAVVKAGASELDMVMNIGLFKGGQFSRVRDDIRAVVAEADGRVVKVIIEAGLLTEDEKRRATELVIEAGAHFVKTSTGFLGGGATKEDVALLAQVARGRIGVKASGGIRTFQQAKELIAAGATRLGTSAGIAIVQEEKNQT
- the kbl gene encoding glycine C-acetyltransferase, with the translated sequence MAYGSIKSFLQNELKTVRDQGLYKEERYIHGPQGAKIAVEYPEGAPQKEVLNFCANNYLGLSSHPEVIKAAHEALEKWGYGLSSVRFICGTQALHRQLERKIAEFLGMEDAILYSSCFDANGGLFEVLLGAEDAIITDQLNHASIIDGIRLCKVPKERRLIYKHADMADLEAKLKEAREKGARFVMIATDGAFSMDGDVAKLNEIVPLAEKYDALVMIDDSHATGFMGKTGRGTHEYHNVMGKVDIITTTFGKAMGGASGGVTAARKEIVEILRQRSRPYLFSNTLCPVVAAATLRVIEILSETTERRDKLERNTKYFRKAMTEAGFDIKPGDHPIVPIMLYNAKLAQDFARDLYFEGIYVIGFFYPVVPRGQARIRVQLSAAHDQEHLDRAIAAFVKVGKKYEILGKSRDEIVARYGE